A stretch of the Candidatus Saccharimonadales bacterium genome encodes the following:
- a CDS encoding MFS transporter yields the protein MIETVKNKGLALLILAGAQFMVVLDATIVNVALPSIQKALVFTSTAQLQWIVTAYTLLFGGFLLLGGRLSDLMGRRKVFLIGIILFAIASLLAGFAQNPTQIIAFRGLQGLGAALLSPAALSLVLSIFAEGAERNKALGVWSGVAAGGGAVGLLLGGVLTQFVDWRWIFFINVPVAAVLVFLALRNLPQSAPAAGSRSLDLPGAVLVTSGLMVLVYSFVKATEYGWASIETLGGIALAVALLVGFIINELHVAHPLMPLRIFKNRNVTAGNLMQLPITAGMFSVFFYLSLYLQQILEYSPVKTGVHNLPFTFFIALTATIASKKVAQVSPKKILIFAPLLTAAGLAYFARIPVSGNYLVDVLPGIAMMASGMGATFVALTLAATSGVEAKESGLVSGLLNTSQQIGGAIGLAVLTTISTAKTNSVMAAAGGNPAALNGALVQGFRSAFMIASLLAIAASVIALIGLQNHTLTKDELDHEMEHEAEGFPVVPGV from the coding sequence ATGATTGAAACCGTAAAGAACAAAGGACTGGCCCTGCTCATCCTAGCTGGCGCCCAGTTTATGGTCGTGCTGGATGCTACTATCGTGAATGTTGCATTGCCATCCATACAAAAGGCATTGGTATTTACCAGTACCGCACAACTGCAATGGATCGTGACGGCCTATACATTACTATTCGGCGGATTCTTGCTGCTCGGCGGACGCTTGTCGGATCTAATGGGTCGCCGAAAGGTCTTTCTGATCGGCATTATTTTATTCGCTATTGCATCATTGCTGGCAGGCTTTGCCCAAAACCCAACGCAAATTATTGCCTTCCGTGGATTGCAGGGGCTGGGCGCAGCACTCCTGTCGCCAGCCGCCTTATCGCTGGTGCTGAGCATTTTTGCTGAAGGCGCCGAACGCAACAAAGCGCTTGGTGTCTGGAGCGGAGTTGCCGCCGGTGGTGGGGCCGTTGGTCTGTTATTGGGCGGCGTGCTGACGCAGTTTGTCGACTGGCGCTGGATTTTCTTTATCAATGTACCTGTAGCAGCTGTGTTAGTATTCCTGGCTTTGCGCAACTTGCCACAAAGCGCGCCGGCAGCCGGCAGCCGCAGTCTTGATCTACCAGGAGCGGTACTCGTTACCTCGGGTCTCATGGTACTGGTGTATTCTTTTGTCAAAGCCACAGAGTACGGCTGGGCAAGCATCGAAACCCTTGGCGGTATTGCTCTGGCCGTAGCCCTGCTGGTCGGTTTTATTATCAATGAGCTGCATGTAGCGCATCCATTGATGCCGCTACGGATTTTTAAGAACCGCAATGTTACCGCCGGCAATCTGATGCAGTTGCCTATTACAGCCGGAATGTTCAGCGTGTTCTTCTACTTGTCGCTCTATTTGCAGCAGATTCTTGAATACTCCCCCGTTAAAACTGGTGTGCACAATCTGCCGTTCACTTTCTTCATCGCCTTGACTGCCACTATTGCTTCCAAAAAGGTTGCTCAGGTATCACCAAAGAAAATATTGATTTTCGCACCATTATTGACCGCCGCCGGTCTGGCATATTTTGCCCGGATTCCTGTTAGCGGCAACTATTTAGTAGATGTCCTGCCTGGTATCGCCATGATGGCGTCTGGCATGGGTGCCACATTTGTCGCCCTGACGCTGGCCGCAACTAGCGGCGTCGAAGCCAAAGAGTCTGGCCTCGTCTCTGGGCTGCTGAATACTTCGCAGCAAATCGGCGGTGCCATCGGCTTGGCTGTGCTGACCACTATATCGACTGCCAAAACAAACAGTGTTATGGCCGCCGCAGGAGGTAATCCAGCTGCACTGAATGGTGCACTCGTCCAAGGATTCCGCAGTGCTTTCATGATCGCCTCGCTGCTGGCCATAGCTGCCAGTGTGATCGCCCTGATCGGTCTGCAGAATCATACACTGACCAAAGATGAGCTCGACCACGAAATGGAACACGAAGCAGAAGGTTTCCCGGTCGTTCCTGGCGTCTAG
- a CDS encoding MarR family transcriptional regulator — MDISNSPRDLKICLEILQLWKIMKSNIEHFATVRDLTLQQIMMLYHLYGEDQILMGTLAKQMHCDASNVTGLAERLQLLGLISRREMPEDRRAKQLAITKAGRELIETLLPCLPNGIGLERLSTAENTELSRLLGKLGA, encoded by the coding sequence ATGGATATATCAAATTCGCCCCGTGATCTTAAAATCTGTTTAGAAATATTACAGCTTTGGAAAATTATGAAGTCAAACATTGAGCACTTCGCTACAGTCCGCGACCTTACCTTGCAGCAGATAATGATGCTCTATCACCTGTACGGTGAAGATCAGATCCTTATGGGGACGCTTGCCAAGCAAATGCACTGCGACGCATCGAATGTGACTGGCCTTGCCGAACGGCTGCAATTGCTCGGCCTTATAAGCCGCCGTGAGATGCCCGAAGACCGCCGCGCCAAACAACTTGCGATCACAAAAGCCGGCAGGGAACTGATCGAAACTCTCCTGCCCTGCCTACCGAATGGCATTGGGCTGGAGCGGCTGAGCACTGCAGAAAATACTGAATTGTCGCGGCTACTTGGAAAATTAGGTGCATAA
- a CDS encoding SRPBCC domain-containing protein, producing the protein MSDQTPMQVAVVDNKITLSRTYDAPKELVFSMFKNPEQLAKWWGPAEWPATIAAFDFTEGGVWHYYMTGPDDTKAWGKATFKTIDEPNSLSFVDVFSDEQGTVDSKLPEGEATFTFDETDGKTTLSSISTYQTAEEVQKLVEMGMLEGVKDTWNQLDTLIDASQKSNT; encoded by the coding sequence ATGTCAGATCAAACACCTATGCAGGTTGCAGTTGTTGATAACAAAATAACACTGTCACGGACGTATGACGCTCCCAAAGAGTTGGTATTTTCAATGTTCAAAAACCCTGAGCAGCTGGCAAAATGGTGGGGGCCGGCGGAATGGCCGGCTACGATCGCGGCTTTTGACTTTACCGAAGGCGGCGTTTGGCACTACTACATGACCGGTCCGGACGACACCAAAGCCTGGGGAAAGGCTACATTTAAGACAATTGATGAGCCAAATAGTCTAAGTTTTGTTGACGTGTTTTCTGATGAGCAGGGAACAGTCGACTCGAAGCTCCCCGAGGGCGAAGCCACGTTTACCTTTGACGAAACTGACGGCAAAACGACACTGAGCTCAATCAGTACCTATCAGACGGCCGAAGAAGTCCAGAAATTAGTCGAAATGGGCATGCTGGAGGGTGTCAAGGACACGTGGAATCAGTTGGATACACTCATTGATGCGAGTCAAAAATCAAATACTTGA
- a CDS encoding NUDIX domain-containing protein, which yields MQNRRIAVRGLILKNGKMLGVRLKKYKGRSTDDGLDYWCTPGGGVDVGEPLIPALERELIEETGVRPTVGNLLYVQQFQHNDWEHLEFFFHIANSDDYEHINLESTTHGAIEIAEIDFIDPSVNIVLPAFLTKLDLASDVAAGATKLFNNLTN from the coding sequence ATGCAAAATCGTCGAATCGCTGTCCGAGGTTTAATATTGAAAAACGGTAAGATGCTTGGTGTTAGGCTCAAAAAATATAAAGGCAGGTCAACTGACGACGGCCTAGATTACTGGTGTACACCAGGCGGCGGAGTTGATGTCGGCGAACCGCTTATTCCGGCTTTGGAGCGCGAACTTATCGAAGAGACAGGTGTAAGGCCCACAGTTGGCAATCTGCTTTATGTTCAACAATTTCAGCATAATGACTGGGAACATCTTGAATTTTTCTTCCACATCGCAAACAGTGATGACTACGAACATATAAATCTCGAATCGACTACTCACGGTGCCATCGAAATCGCTGAAATTGATTTTATAGACCCGTCTGTCAATATCGTTCTGCCGGCATTTCTGACTAAGTTAGATTTGGCTTCTGACGTCGCTGCCGGAGCAACCAAACTCTTCAATAACCTTACTAATTAA
- a CDS encoding TROVE domain-containing protein codes for MALFNTTNKPSTVTNLAGGNAYEQSPENALVSLLLTNFLRNQTYRSGSDALSSLQELISKVDPLFAAKAGIYARHEYGMRSVSHVLAGELAHSVKGEAWTRHFYEKVVRRPDDITEIVAYYLQEYGKPLPNSLKQGLAKSFDKFDTYQLAKYRSKTNKISLVDVVNLVHPRPSEKNGDALKALVSGELRSENTWESRISAAGQSTAQRGLVWKDLLETNKLGYFALLRNLRNIMTDAPGSVALACEQLVDENRIKKSLVLPFRFTTALKEIGQIPESREVVSALSKAIDISAQNCPQFDGSTLIAVDTSGSMSGRPSEIATLFAAMLYKKNSGADLLLFDTQAHPITPNPNDSIISIAQSMPFHGGGTDFNIIFNYAHKAYDRIIILSDMQAWSDEGMDGWMIYNGSHGHNGDPKAALADYRKRTGANPKLYSFDLQGYGSIAFPEKNVYSLAGFSDKVLDLMGALESGESLVDSINKVEL; via the coding sequence ATGGCTCTTTTTAACACAACAAATAAACCTAGTACCGTCACAAATTTGGCGGGCGGAAATGCATACGAGCAATCCCCTGAAAACGCCTTAGTTTCTTTGCTGCTTACCAATTTTCTACGTAATCAAACTTATCGTTCAGGTAGCGATGCCTTAAGCTCGTTACAGGAGCTTATATCTAAAGTTGACCCGTTATTTGCGGCTAAGGCCGGCATCTACGCTCGTCATGAGTATGGCATGCGTTCTGTTAGTCACGTACTCGCCGGTGAGCTTGCGCATAGCGTCAAGGGCGAAGCATGGACTAGACATTTTTATGAAAAGGTTGTTCGCCGTCCTGATGACATTACAGAAATTGTAGCCTATTACCTTCAGGAATATGGCAAGCCTTTGCCGAACTCTCTCAAGCAAGGACTAGCTAAGTCATTTGACAAATTTGATACCTACCAGCTGGCTAAATATCGTAGCAAGACAAATAAAATATCACTTGTTGATGTCGTAAATCTGGTGCACCCACGTCCAAGCGAAAAAAATGGTGATGCGTTAAAAGCCCTGGTCAGTGGAGAGCTTCGATCAGAGAATACATGGGAAAGCCGTATTTCAGCAGCCGGACAGAGTACTGCTCAACGCGGCCTGGTCTGGAAAGATTTACTTGAAACGAACAAACTCGGTTACTTCGCTTTGCTCCGCAACTTACGCAACATCATGACAGATGCTCCCGGCTCAGTTGCACTCGCATGCGAGCAGCTTGTCGACGAAAACAGGATCAAGAAGTCTTTGGTTCTACCATTCCGCTTCACGACAGCTTTGAAGGAAATTGGCCAGATTCCAGAATCTCGAGAAGTCGTCTCGGCGCTGTCAAAAGCTATTGATATTTCTGCGCAGAATTGTCCACAATTTGACGGTAGCACGCTAATCGCTGTCGATACCTCAGGCTCAATGAGTGGCCGTCCTTCCGAAATTGCTACTCTATTTGCTGCAATGCTCTACAAGAAAAACAGCGGGGCTGACTTGCTCCTATTTGATACGCAGGCGCATCCGATTACACCCAATCCAAATGATTCGATCATATCCATAGCACAATCTATGCCATTCCATGGCGGCGGTACTGACTTCAATATCATCTTCAATTATGCTCACAAAGCGTACGATCGAATTATAATTCTATCTGATATGCAGGCGTGGTCGGATGAAGGTATGGATGGCTGGATGATATACAACGGCTCGCACGGACATAATGGCGACCCCAAAGCCGCACTAGCTGACTATCGTAAGCGCACCGGCGCTAACCCAAAGCTATATTCGTTCGACCTTCAGGGATATGGCTCCATCGCTTTTCCAGAAAAGAACGTTTACAGTCTGGCTGGTTTCTCTGACAAGGTACTCGACCTCATGGGTGCGCTCGAATCAGGCGAAAGTTTAGTCGATAGTATTAATAAGGTTGAACTATAG
- a CDS encoding CopG family transcriptional regulator — protein MKRVTFYLDDDEYRSLKIVLAIHGMSASEWLRHQMAQYVKGAMPNVPLNELKNYPRAPKREIQHPKPDNFNEDIDLQ, from the coding sequence ATGAAGCGTGTTACCTTCTATTTAGACGACGACGAATATCGTAGCCTCAAGATAGTACTGGCAATACACGGCATGAGTGCCAGCGAATGGTTGCGCCACCAGATGGCCCAGTACGTAAAAGGCGCCATGCCAAACGTACCGCTGAATGAACTAAAGAATTATCCTCGGGCACCTAAGCGCGAAATACAACATCCAAAACCAGATAACTTCAATGAAGATATCGATTTACAATAG
- a CDS encoding RtcB family protein → MQKITKKLYNWASILDDNAKEQTLRTSAMPFVLPHLALMPDAHMGAGATVGSVIPTVGAIMPAAVGVDIGCGMIAVKTQFKTSDLTDKDLGVLRHSIERSIPLSAGKFNHKLTDSVKPRIAELENMAGERKSFYDKLTRTSWVYQLGTLGSGNHFIEITVDQDETIWLFLHSGSRGIGNSIAMHHIKIAQENMKKWYIKLEDDDLAYLVENTSEFDQYIFDLNWAQHFALLNREEMMDRVIKDFEHFMGNKVIESERINCHHNFTQKENHMGRNVWLSRKGAIQADKGRKGLIPGSMGTASYVVEGKGYAPSYNSAPHGAGRVWARKAASRHFTIDDLDKAMVGIEYNRSEAFLDEIPDAYKDIDVVMHDANDLVEIKNTFHQIVNVKGD, encoded by the coding sequence ATGCAGAAAATTACTAAAAAATTATACAATTGGGCATCAATCTTAGACGACAATGCCAAAGAGCAGACTCTCCGGACATCGGCGATGCCCTTTGTTTTACCACATCTCGCTTTAATGCCTGATGCGCATATGGGAGCTGGCGCAACTGTTGGTTCAGTCATACCGACCGTCGGAGCTATTATGCCGGCAGCCGTTGGTGTGGATATCGGATGTGGCATGATAGCCGTAAAAACGCAGTTCAAAACCAGTGACCTTACAGATAAGGATCTGGGCGTCTTGAGGCACAGCATTGAGCGGTCAATACCGCTATCTGCCGGTAAGTTCAATCATAAATTGACTGATTCAGTGAAGCCACGGATTGCCGAACTTGAAAACATGGCTGGTGAGCGGAAATCGTTTTACGACAAATTAACTCGAACGAGCTGGGTATATCAACTCGGTACGCTTGGTTCGGGTAATCACTTTATTGAAATCACTGTCGATCAAGACGAAACTATTTGGTTATTCCTGCACAGCGGCAGCCGCGGCATAGGTAATTCCATAGCCATGCATCACATCAAGATTGCCCAGGAAAATATGAAAAAGTGGTACATCAAGCTTGAAGACGACGATTTAGCATACCTCGTAGAAAACACATCCGAGTTTGATCAGTATATTTTTGATCTCAATTGGGCACAGCATTTTGCTTTGCTGAACCGCGAAGAAATGATGGATAGAGTCATTAAAGATTTCGAGCATTTTATGGGCAATAAAGTCATAGAAAGTGAGCGCATCAACTGCCACCACAACTTCACTCAAAAAGAGAACCACATGGGTCGTAATGTCTGGCTTAGCCGCAAGGGCGCCATTCAGGCAGATAAAGGCCGCAAAGGCTTGATTCCCGGATCTATGGGTACAGCCAGCTACGTGGTCGAGGGCAAAGGCTATGCTCCATCCTATAACTCGGCTCCGCATGGTGCTGGTCGAGTATGGGCTCGCAAAGCAGCTTCCAGGCACTTCACGATCGACGACCTAGATAAAGCCATGGTCGGCATTGAATACAATCGTTCTGAAGCATTTTTGGACGAAATACCAGATGCCTACAAAGATATCGATGTCGTCATGCATGACGCCAATGATTTAGTTGAAATTAAAAACACTTTTCATCAAATTGTAAACGTCAAAGGCGATTAG
- a CDS encoding class F sortase: MPSLPARLIVPSIDVDSLIEYSGVTPTGNMATPSNIAKTGWYKLGPLPGNKGSAVMAGHVNGPQGQPGVFARLAELRAGDTIETVDTNGLSAIFKVQHTKRYGKDDQPKEVFHSAQGSHLNLITCVGDWDEAENQYSERLVVFADKL; encoded by the coding sequence GTGCCTAGTTTGCCTGCGCGCCTCATTGTCCCGAGTATCGATGTGGATAGCCTGATTGAGTATTCCGGAGTTACGCCTACCGGAAATATGGCTACACCATCGAACATTGCTAAAACGGGATGGTACAAACTCGGTCCATTGCCCGGCAACAAGGGTAGTGCGGTTATGGCGGGACATGTGAACGGTCCGCAAGGCCAGCCGGGCGTTTTTGCCAGATTAGCTGAACTGCGGGCTGGAGATACGATAGAGACTGTCGACACGAATGGATTATCGGCAATATTTAAAGTGCAACATACGAAGCGGTATGGCAAGGACGACCAGCCGAAGGAAGTGTTCCATAGCGCGCAGGGTTCACATCTGAATCTCATTACCTGCGTCGGCGATTGGGATGAAGCAGAGAATCAGTATTCTGAACGGTTAGTTGTATTCGCGGATAAGTTGTAG
- a CDS encoding ice-binding family protein has product MKSLRHKGILAVFLGVFLITPVLYAAPQPNLGTTNTYSVLAGSYTNTAIGTVINGDLGYTTPPAVAPTVSGNTHVANAAYNQAGIDQASALSELNSQPCTFTFPAGAKDLAIEAPFGNVGEYTPGVYCIDGAVSIGGGGTITLNGAGVYIFRSTGALSTSANSIVTATGGGGASACNLFWTPGAATTLGASSTFIGTIINPAGITVGSTVNWTGRALAFGGTVATTTDTINTVPVCSAASAPAASTTASGTNAAAATATTTSKTPGLPNSGGGAPAASLPLWAAPVAVIAFLSSASLVVRKRI; this is encoded by the coding sequence ATGAAGTCATTAAGACACAAAGGCATACTCGCAGTATTCTTAGGGGTGTTTCTTATAACGCCCGTCCTATATGCTGCTCCGCAGCCAAATCTAGGTACCACAAATACGTATAGCGTATTAGCCGGTAGCTACACCAATACGGCAATTGGAACCGTTATCAATGGTGATCTGGGCTATACGACACCACCAGCGGTTGCTCCGACGGTTTCTGGTAATACTCATGTGGCTAATGCTGCCTACAATCAAGCCGGAATCGACCAAGCCAGTGCTCTATCTGAGCTTAATAGTCAGCCGTGTACGTTTACTTTTCCGGCTGGAGCCAAGGATCTTGCTATTGAAGCACCGTTCGGCAATGTCGGAGAGTATACGCCGGGCGTGTATTGTATTGACGGGGCAGTCTCGATAGGTGGAGGCGGTACGATAACGTTGAATGGGGCGGGTGTCTATATTTTCCGATCAACTGGAGCGCTTAGTACTTCCGCTAATTCGATCGTGACAGCGACAGGCGGGGGCGGGGCTTCGGCCTGCAACCTTTTCTGGACACCAGGTGCGGCCACAACGCTTGGAGCAAGTTCAACTTTTATAGGTACAATCATAAATCCTGCAGGCATTACTGTTGGCTCGACAGTCAATTGGACCGGCCGGGCATTAGCGTTTGGCGGTACGGTGGCTACGACGACTGACACTATCAATACCGTGCCTGTATGTTCTGCTGCCTCAGCGCCAGCTGCTTCTACTACTGCTTCCGGTACGAATGCAGCCGCTGCAACTGCAACTACGACTTCCAAGACGCCCGGACTGCCAAATAGTGGTGGCGGTGCACCGGCCGCCAGCCTGCCTCTTTGGGCAGCGCCGGTAGCTGTAATCGCATTTTTATCTTCGGCAAGCCTGGTCGTTCGTAAGCGCATCTGA